DNA from Methanobrevibacter boviskoreani JH1:
AGAATTCATTAAATTAATCAAGAAAACACCTAAGAAAGTAGGTGAACATATTGCAAATATGGAATTTAGAGATGGTCTTGTAGAAATAATGAAAACATGTAAAGCGGCTAATAAATACTTTAATGATCAGGAACCTTGGAAAGCTGTTAAAGAAAATCCAAGAAAAGCTAAAAACTGCCTTTACCTTTCAAACCAATTATGCCAATCACTTGCAACATTACTCAAACCATATATGCCAACTAAAGCAGATGAAATAGCTAAAATAATGAATATGGAATCAAGTGAAGATTGGGCTAATGCAGGTCATTTCCTAGAGGTAGGACATTCAATCAATAAAGCAAAACCATTGTTCAAGAAGATTGATGACGATGTAATATCTAAGGAGAAAGAGAAACTATATAAAAATCTCGAAAAATCTGAAAATAAAGATAAAAAAACCAAAAGAGGAGATAAAATGAGCGAAGAAATGATTTCAATTGATGATTTTGATAAAATAGTAATGAAGATAGGACAGATTAAAGAAGCTGAAAAGATTGAAAAATCCAGAAAACTATTAAAATTACAAGTAGATATTGGAGATGAAACTAAACAAATCGTCTCAGGTATTGCAAATGAATACAAACCTGAAGATTTAATTGACAGAAAAGTAGTTGTATTATGTAATCTTAAACCTGCAAAACTCTGTGGTGAAAAATCAGAAGGTATGATTCTTGCAACCGAAGAAGCAGCAGCACTTTTAGGTGTACATGAAGACTGTAAAGTCGGCGAAAGAGTAATGTAAATAATCCTTAATTGGATTTTTACTATTTTTTTAAAACACTTAATAAAAATTAAAAATCTAGTTAACTAATAATTAGATTTAAATAATTAAAAATATTAAACTATAAATTTAGAAGAGTAAATTTTATTTTTAAATAAAAGTTTGAAAACAAAATAATAACTTACTTTAAAGTCTATAGGCGGCAATAGATTTTATAAAAGTCCTCACGGTGAGTTAATGGATTCAAATAGATTAATTACAAAAGCTGAAGAATATCTAAAAAAAATATCAGAAGAACAAATAGAAACAAGCAGATTATCAGATTTTGAATATTTTAAAAAAACATATGACAATTTAAATAATCACTTAAACGTTCTTCAAGAATTTAAAGAAACTATGGATACACAGGGTTATACATCACCCTACAGATCACTTAGTAAATATGGTATCAGTACTGTAGCAGATGTAACTGCAGAGGAAGCATCAGAAACACATAGACACAACCAATACTTCAGATTAAAAGCATCTGCAAAGAAAAACATTTTAGATAGAGTCAAATCAGCCATTGATGCACATAAAATAGCATTAGGTAATCTAGAAGAATATGGATTAATTCACTGCAAGAATTGTAATAAAACCTATAGAATTGACAATTATAAAGCAGAATGTGATTGTGGTAAAACAGAATACTCTTTTTCCATCAATAAAAACGGCAATCATAGAGTTGACATTATTCCATACCTCCCCCTTGCTGGAGATTATATGGTAAAGATGAGTGAACTAACTAAGTGGGGTAGGGAATCCTTTAAGAAAGTCATCAATATGCTGAAACAGGAACGTAAAGGTTCTGTAAAAACAGTATCATTAATTATTCGTTATAGAGAAGATAAAAAATTAATCAGAAAACGAGTATCTCTTGGTTCAGACTATGTAAATAGCTATGAAGAGGAAATTAGAAAAAGATATGGGAAAAATGTACGTATTGAAGCTTTACAATTTCATAGAACCAAACCTGCAATAATTGATGATAAAAATACAAGAACCGCCCTGGCCATTGGATATGTTAAACTTGCGGAATTAATTGCAAATAGACATAAAGATGAAATCCTCAAAGAAAACATCAAGGATATTGATAAATTAAATAAATATGATGAGATTGTAATTAATGCAAAAACTGCAAATCCAGGATTTTTAGATGAAACAGATTCTATAGAAGCATGGAGAGAAGAGAAAATAGATGCCGATTTAAAGGATGCAAATCTCAAATATAGAAATGGAGATTTAAACAGAACACTAGAAATCGATTTAAGAAATAGGCAGTTACTTGAAAAATCTGTCTTCATTAATATTGCACCTTCCCTCATTCTATGGGACATTTTCAAATATTACCTTACAAGTTCTAATGACAAACGTAAAAGACAAAGTGGACCTTTCCCATACATACGTAGTGAAATAGATCGCCAACAACGTAAAATTTTCCAAATAACATTTACAAAAGCTATCGAATTACTAAACAAGAAGGAACATGAAAATATTCTTCCTGTAAAGGAAATGGATTTGATTTTACATAAAAAGTTCAAATTGGAAGAGGAACTTAAAAATTCCAATCTTAAAGTCAATTATCAGGCACTTGGAGCTGCAATGATTTATAATGAAGGAACTATTCCTATAGAGGAATGTGCCAAAAGCTTTAATTTAGATGTTAAAGATGTTAAAAAAGAATCAAAGAATATTGAAAACATTGCAAAACCAAAAAATGATAAAAGTAAGAAATTTTTAGAATTAATTAAAAGCTAATTAATTTCTATTAAATTCTTTTAAATACTATTTTTAAAATACAATTTAAGTAAAATTTATACTACCTATTTATTAGGTTTTAAATAAGATTTTATATCTAAATAATTTGTAAATCATGATATTAAAGGAATATGTCAATTTATCCCTATTTTTAAAAGCAATATTAAAAGGTTAAATTATTATATTATAACAATTAATAATTTCTTATAACTTAGACAAACTTTTAATAAATAAATAATTTTTAGGGTCACATATGAGTGATGAAGACAATAATTACAAGATACATATTACCGAGGCCTTAAGTTCTAAAAAGATTATGGAACTTATTAATGAGAACCCTGAACTTAAGTTGATAACATGCTCCAAAAGTCTATATGATAGAATTCCGGAAAAATATTTGAATGCACTTGAGCAACTAGATATAAATGTTGAAATCGAATACAAACAAGGTGCAAAACCTAAATTCTCCAAAGAGTTAATTGATAATGTAATTGAGCTTAAAAACAATGGATATAAAGCTGCGGAAATATCCGATGAGGTAAATATTAAAACCAAACAAGTCTATTATATTATTGAAAAATACTCAGATATTAAATTAAAGGGATATAAAAGTAAATACCCCGATGAGCTTAAAGAAAAAATCAGACAAATGAAGAAAGATGGACTTAAAGTCCAGAACATATCCGAGGAGACTGGAATACCAATAAGATCCATATATTACATTCTAAATAAAAAATAAATAGTTCTATTCTAAAAAAAAATCATTTGATATTTACACCATAACAATTCAACCAACAAACCTATGGGATTACCTTAGAAATTGAGAAAATTATTTTTTTTAAAGATTATTAATTAAAATAGAATTTCACCAACATAATGATAAAATATTCTATTTAACTAAAAAATCGAATATTCCTCAAATGATAATTGAATATTTTTTAAATAAAATAAAACCAGATATTGTTTGATTAATAAAAATTAGACATTAAAGGAAGAATTAGATGAAAAAAACTGTCCTTATTTTATTGGTTATATTATTAATTATCTTAGGCATATTTACATTAGGAGCATTTTCTGTAGATATTGAAAATCCATATGCATCTATGGACGTAAAACATCCAAGTAATACGGGAAATCCAAATCAGGAAAAGATAGACAACAATACAAAAAATAAAAATCCGACAAGCGAAAATATTAATCCTGGTGTAAACAATATCTCAACCGTTTATCCCTATAATGATCCAGACTGGAAAGACTATAATATTACGATTAGGAAAGATTATTTAAATCTAAGTGATGGAGACCATTATCTCCTATACACAGATATCCCAAATATTAAATCTAATTCAACAGTCCTGGTAGATAATGAAACCGATATACATATTGAAAAGGACAATAAAACAAGTTCCAATAATATTTATTTCTTAAAGGATAAACAAACCACATTAAATCTAAAATATAAAAATTCAAACAAAACCTATCAACTTCACAACATAACCGTTTATTCAGGTTTTGGAACTGAACTAGGTACAAATAAATTTATATATGGATACTGTGTAGAGGATTACGACGATTTTGAAAAAATATCTGAGGATACCTTTAAAAAATACACATATAAATTATATGGACAAACTTACTCATCCTCATCAGGACTAAAATCAAACAAATATGGAGACTGTTGGGGTTTCTCCGAATATCTTTATGAATCATTAGCCAATGCAGGATATACTGTCAGGGTAATTGAATATCCTACTTTATTTTCTAAAAACCATAGAAGCGTACAAATAATGTTAACCAATAACTCATGGACTGCATTTCCTTATAGGGAATATGGCTGGAGCAATTATTATGATAAGGAATTAAACAATGATAAGAATGAAACGAATTCAAGCCTAATTAAAGTTGTCATGACAAATGAAAATAAAACCAATAGAACAGGTAAATGATAGAATACTGATTTAAAAAATTATTCGAAAGTAGAGGATGAAAACTTTAATATATTTCTACTAGAAAAATTATTGAAAAAAGGTATGAAGGATTGAAAATAGCTAAAGATAAAAATATTGAAAACCGATTAAAAAAAGTTAGATATTAAAAAAAAGATGAAAGGGTTTAATATTAAAAAAATAGCAAATAAAGTATAACCATTTAAGGAATACTTATAAACTCTTGTTCTGAGAAAATAATTAAATAATGGGAATATCCGTATTTGGTCTTAATTCCCAATCTTTCATTGAGAATCTCAATTGCAAATCCCTGATTATAAAAATACTTCTCCAATTCATTATGAGATAATCTATATTTAAAATCTGGACCAAAAGACATTGGAACCTTTCTAAATTCTACAAGGGCAACCTGACCACCAGGAGTTAAAACCCTTTTAATCTCGGACAATACTTTATATTTATCCCTTTTAGTTTTAAATTCATGGAAAACATTAATCATTAAAACCGTATTTACTGTATTGTCCTTAAGTGGGATATGTTTATCTACATCACAACAAATAGCTTTAATATTTTTAACATTATCCTTGTTTATTTTATCATTAACATAGTTTATTGCATCTTCTGATTTGTCAACTGCATAAATTATTGCATCTTCATTTAATTTATTAACAGCAAATGAAATATGTCCGTCACCACATCCTATATCCAAAAAAGAATTAACCTTATCCAATTCCAAAATTTTTAAAATATACTCCGTATCAATAAAATCTTTACTAGATTTTTTATCTATCTCATCCATAATTTCTACCTATTTAATACAAAATTAGATTACACCTAAATAAATATAATATTTGAAAGCCTTTACTAATATTCCAAGTCCAATTCCACCTAAAAGACCTGTTACTAATCTTAAGTAATTGTTACTTTCCCTTAATCCAAAATATTGTGTAGTTCCATCAATACCTGCAGGTACATTTAGCAATATTGCCACTAGAAGCAAAGTAGGAGTATAATTAACAAAGAAGAAAAAAGTATACAAAAAATAAGCAAATAGACTTATATAAAATCCTGTACATCTAGCACAAACTGGAAAATAATGACCTTTATAAGAGAAAGTTCTCTCCGGCATCCTATGACATATCAAATTTAATGGATTGAAACTCATTTTATACACAACATAAAAAATTAAATAAAAAATAAATTAACCATGTACTATGTTTATTCTAACGGGAGTACCATTTTCATCTACCCCTGAAATATTATAAGAACTATTATCACTGTCAACAGAAACATTGTTAATATTACTCATATGAGTATTATTAACACTTGAAGCCTGATTTTGATTGTCCTCATATTGACTTTGTTCCATAGTGTTCTGATCCATAAAACCAAAACCAAAAATGAAACTAATAAGAATCAGACCAATACAACAACAAGCAAGTGATAATATTAGATTATTTATAGTGTCAAAAATCCACCACATTTAATATCCTCCATTCATAATTTATATAATTTATAATAATTAAAATTTATTATCAAACCTGTTTATTAATAAACCAATTTAATGCATAATATAAGATTATGGTAATAACAACCAATTGAAAATAAAATATCCATGATAGGAAGTTTGAATTTTCCAGAATTAAAATAATTAAAGAGATTATAAGGCATATAGTTAACAGTTTATTTCTTTCAATAATCTCAATATGTTCTTCAGGAACTAAGTTAACATTACAATATGGACAAGTAGGCAAATCTTCCTTAATAATTTTCAGACAATTAGGACATTGTCTATAACCTTCTTCTAAATCAACACTGCAAGTAGAACATTTTTCACTCATATTAACACATAGCAATTATTTACGAGATTATAATATAACTTCATAATATAAAAATATTTCTTTTATTTAAAAAAATAGAATAAAAATTATATTTATTAAAATTAATAGTATTTATTAATTATTTTAATCACATTAAAAGGAGAGATTAGATGTCAAATGATTTAAAAAGTTTAGGAATGGAAGAAGGATTACATTATGAGGGAATTTATACTACAATAAGCAAGGACGGAGTTAAAGACGCAGCACCAATTGGTATTAACTGTAAGGCAGATAATGAAATTGGATGTAGAATATTTGTAGGAAGTCAAACCCTTAAAAACATTCAAGATACTAAAAGGTATGTTATTAATATTACAAGTAACCCAATAGCTTTCGTTAAAGCCACTGTAGGTAATCTGGATGAGGACGAATTTACTGATGATGAGGATGTTCCTCTAATGAAAGATGCCGAGGCTTATATATACTGTAAAGTTAACAATATTGAAAAAATGGAACCAATTGCAGATCATGTCAATGCTCATGGAGAAGCTTATCTGATTAATGCCAGAGTGGACAAGATTGTTAAAAACAATCCATGTGCCAAAGCATTAAACAGAGGTTTGTGCTGCCTTATTGAATCATTAACCAATTTTACCCGTCTTGATTTAGTGGATGAAAATCAGCAGGAATATTATATTGGAAGATATAATGAAAATAAAAGAGTAATTGACAGAATAGCAGATAATAAAACCAAGGAAGCTATGAAGTTACTTGGAGAAAATATGAGTAAAAAAGGATTTGATGTAGAATAGTTTAAAAAACTATTCTATTGAATTTACTATTTTTTTAAAGTTTATTAATAAATTCTATTTAGAAAAACAAGAAAAATATCTACTTTATTAATATAAATCATTAATAAAAAAAAATTATTTTATATGAATATCATTAAAATTAGTGAGTAAATAAAATACAGTTAAACTATAAACTCTTTTTATCAAAAATACAAATTTATTTAAAATAAATTAGAACTAAGATTTATAACTTGAATATAAACTATTTTTATTTAAAACATGTATTATAAAACTTAAAAAAAGATTTTAAACCCTTAATAAAACAAATTTATAAAAAAAATATTAAAAAAAAGAAAATAATTAGTTCTTAATAACATCTGCAAATGCATTTTCATTAGGGTTTGACGTTCTAATCACAATTTCATCAGAACCATCCTTATACATAAAGGATTGATCTTTCTTATTTTTGTTTATAATTACACCCTTATGATTTTTAATTGTAACATTCTCAGAATTATTTATTGATATAACTGCGTCTGAAGGAGACACAATTTTATTCTCTTCATGACTTATAACAGTAAATCTATAATAATCAGTTCCGTTTTCAATTTGAACTGCATTAATAGAGATATTATCTGTTGAATTATTTGACAAAGAATTATTAACACTATATCCCATAGGAGTATTGAACTCATGTCCAGCAACATTTAATGTTAGATTATGGTCTACAATAGCCCAAATTCCAACAATAGCAATTATTATGATAATAATACAAATAATTAGTGTTCTCATCCTTTTAGAAGACTTATCTCCACCTTCTGAAATATTAAACACCTCTTAATATTTTATTTAAAATAATTTTAAAAGATTATTGCAAATAGGTTATAATCTTTCATACATATTATTTCATATTATCTTTTATACTTAAAGTATTTTATGGACAATGCTTTAACAGATTATAGAAAGAATCAATATAGCAAAAACATATTTTAAAATTTTATATTGATTAATTAATAAATACCAATATTATATGAATTTTACAACAATGATAATACTTCCAGTTTTAGGTTTCCTTATTGGTCTATTTGTAACAATAATTGGAGGGGGAGGTGGAGGACTTTACACCCCCATACTAATTATGTTAGGAATAGATCCACAGGTAGCAGTAGCCAGTTCCCTTGCAACAGTTCTTCCAACCACAGCTGTTGGTGCATATAATCATAATAAAAACAATAATGTGGATATTGAAACGGGAATTATTCTAGGTGTTGGCGGATTTTTAGGAACCTTTATAGGAGGATATATTGGGACCCTGATTGGAGCAAAGCTTCTTAAAATATTATTTGGTGTTCTATTTCTAACACTTGCATTAATAAATCTTAAGAATTACATTAAAGAACAGAGATCCAAGGAAAAAATAGAGAAAAAATCACATGTAAAACTTACAGGATATAAAAAGATATTCGTTCCATTGTTTGGTGTTCTTGGTGGAATACTTGCAGGTTTATTTGGTTTAAGTGGAACGCCTCCAATACAATTGGTCCTACTTATGTTAGGATATAATGCCACAACAGTAATCGGTACTACAATTTTTGTATTGATTTTTAATTCCATCGGTGGAATCTGTACATACGGATTTTTAGGAAGAATTGATTTGATGCTTGTTGTGCTTTTATGTTCAGGTACAATAATCGGAGCAGTCATAGGCCCTAAAGTATTAAATAGAATAAATAAGGAAAAGCTAGAGAAAGCACTTCCCCTTATCCTAATTTCATTAAACCTAATATTTGGAGTAGCCATGTTTATCTAAATATTAAAAACAACACTTCCCATACCTAACTTTATAAAATCTAATATTTCTAGCAGATATGTTTATCGAAATATCAGTTTTTTAGATATTTTAAAAAATGCTAATTTTTTAATTATTTAATAAAATAAAAAATCCATTTAAAATCCTTTAGATTATATAAAAACAGCAAAAACAGCCCATCTATTAAAACCAGGAACAAATAAGCAAATAAACAAATATAAAAATAGAATTAAGAAAACACGATGTCTTTCTTATCAGTATATAATGTATGCAAAATAAAGAGAATCAAAAAAGGACTAAAAAACAAAACTAAAAATAAAAAACAGGCAAAAATAGAAAAATTTAAGAAAATTTTTAAATATAAATGAAATAGACTAAAAATAAATAGATTTACCTAAAAAATAAGGAAGAACCTATGGAAAAAATAATCGATATACAAATAAAGTCATGAAAAATTAGAAAGGATAGTCAGATATAAAAACAAGAAAAATTATTAGATTTAATCAAAAATCAATGAGAAAAAACTAAAAATAGAAAAAAGTATAAAAAAAGTATCTAGTAAGAGTGAAACTAGATACTACTGTAATTTGGAAGCCTTAGAAAATATAGATTTATAAAATAATAGTGGGAGCTAAATCTAATTTATAAAGACTAGCTAGAATTCCTTATCAAATAAATACTACAGCAAATATTTACTGAATTCTAGAAAATAATATAAGATTGTTTTGAAAATGAGTCCAAAAAATTATTCCTAAATAACTTAATTTTCCATAAATCAATAAAAATAAAAAATTATTTAATTAAAATATTATCTAATAAATTCATTTCAAAACATATGAAAACCATTTCTGATTTTCATAAAATCAATTATATTTTTTCTAAATATAAAGCTTGCTATTTTTCATTAAAAATTTTATAAAGTATTATTAAAACTATTTTAAAATAATACTAAAACTATGAAATTAATCTTAATTTTACATCTAAAATTTAGTATAATGATCTATTTTTACTTGAATACACTATACATTTAACATATAAACAATAAAATAAAAATGACTAATATTATACGGGAATATTAAAATACAATTTATATATCAAAAATACTTTTAAAAAAAGGATCAAATTTATTATAAAAATTTAAAATACAAAAAAGCAATTAGATTAAACTTGTAAAAATTAAAAAACTATCAAAAAATAGATAAAAAGATGTTAAAAATTAAAAACCGTCATAGGAAACTCCAAAATTATCCTCATATCTTGAATAATAGGCGGACATATAATTTGTATTATGTTGCTGACCACTACAGAATATGAAGTTCTTCTCTTTTTTAATCTTGGAATGAATCTCCCTAATCTGCTTTTCACGTTCCTTAGGTAGATTTGAAAATCTATTAGGTTTAGGTTTACCCTCTTTAGTATATCCAAATGTAGGTGACTGTAGATATTTAGTATTTCCACCTAACCAATGATTATACATATCATAATCATTTTGCATAAAACCCATTTCAGGAGGTGTTTGATTATGAATTCTATCAATTTCACAGCTTTCAAGCCATACTTTAAAGATATGTCTTTGATGACGAAGACGTCTAGCATTATCTTCCTTATGTTTTAACTGTGCACATTTCTTATGCATTTTCTGAGCATTATGTCCCTTACTATAAAATGGCTTACCACAATACTCACAGATCTTTCTAACCATGAAATCACTTTATAATTTTAAATCAATCATAATATAATTTTTATATTATATAACATTTCCTTAGTAAAATATATTAATAGGTATATTATTGTATTTAAATTTAAAAAATATTTAAAAAAAAGATTATTAAAGTTTAAAAATTAAAAATCTTATTTAAAATCAATAAAAAATAAGACAATATTGATATTTAATTATTTTATTTTAATTAACATCACCATAATGTTTTAAAAGATAATATCTATTTCTTCCAACTGTTTTATTTCCGTATTCAATTGCATTGGAGGGACAACCTGAAAGACAAGCCATACAATGCATACAATTATCTCCCCATTCTGGTTTACCATTGAAAAACACATTATTTAATGGACATCTTAAAACACAGCTGCCACATTTTACACATTTATCAGATACTGCAAAATCCTTTGTTTTAATCATCATCTTTACAAATATTGGATTTAAAATTGAGGATTGTATCTTACCTTTAAAATCAGACGGTCTGTTAAAGAATTCCTTACCTTCATTGATATCCCTTCCAATCCTTTCAATTTGGGATTTTTGATAGACTAATGAATCATGAACAGCCTCGCTATTTACATCAGGAGGATTATACATAACAATATAACTTGCAGGCATATTTATGGCATCGAAACCTTTTAGTTGAAGATTAACCTTTTTACATGTATTCTTGATGTATTTTAATGCATTACCTGGACTTCCACCACAGTCAACAATAAAATAAGCATCAGAAGATCCTGTAAACTTAATAGTTTCAATAAACTCACTGATTTTTCCAGGAATTCTAAAAGCATGAATTGGTAAAACAAAAACAAAAGGCTTATCTGAATGTAATTCACCTGTTCCCCCATTTTTCATTAAGTCTTTTAGATTGATTAGTTCATCATCACATATTTTAGCTAAACCTTCAGCAATAAACCTACTATTACCTGTTCCAGAAAAATATAAAATCATATTATCACATTTTTATTCTTAATACCTTTTCCATATAAATAATTTTTTATATAAATATTTTTAATTTAAAAAAAAGTAATAAAAGAATAATTTAATTAGTTAAAATATATAATATTATTTAATAATGATGTGATATTATGGCTAAATATAAATGTGAAAATTGCGGATATATCTATGATGAGAAATTAGGTGATGAAAAATACAACATTGCTCCAGGAACTAAGGTTGAGGATATTCCTGGTGGGGAATGTCCAATATGCAAAGGAATACTTCCAACATTCTGGGTAAAAATTGAAGATTAATAATTATATAAATCTTCCTAACCATTAAATTGTATTTTATATACACTAAAAAATATTCCCATATTTTTTTATAAAATACAATAATCTTTAATTTAATTCTATAAAGAATATTGTTTACAACTAAACTATAAAAAAACAGTAATTTCCAATTATTAAAAAAATAGAACAAATTATAATTAGACTAAATCAATTAAAAGCAAAACTTAATGAATAAAAAATTTAAAAAAAACTAAAATAAATTAAAAATAAATTATTTATCATTTTTAAAACGTTTATTTATTAAAGATTTTATTTTACTTAAATCACTATCATCTGCAGGTTTTATTCCTTCCTTATTTAATGAATCAAAATCAATAGGATCTAAAATCAATCCCTCATCCTTAAAATCATCCATAAGACCTCTATTTTTATTGTCCATTAAATCATTACCATCAATTAAATCATTGTCATCACTGTTAATTTCAATGAAATCTTCAATATGCTTATCCTCATTATCAGTTTTATCGTTTATTGATTGTTTATAACCTGAATCAAGTTCCCCATTCTTTTCACTGAGCATTTTTTTAATTTCATTGATTTCAAATAAGAATGCATTCTCTTCAATTTCATTATCATCCATATGGAAATTAATCATTGAATTAATTGGCTTTCTCATATGAAAT
Protein-coding regions in this window:
- a CDS encoding DUF530 domain-containing protein produces the protein MDSNRLITKAEEYLKKISEEQIETSRLSDFEYFKKTYDNLNNHLNVLQEFKETMDTQGYTSPYRSLSKYGISTVADVTAEEASETHRHNQYFRLKASAKKNILDRVKSAIDAHKIALGNLEEYGLIHCKNCNKTYRIDNYKAECDCGKTEYSFSINKNGNHRVDIIPYLPLAGDYMVKMSELTKWGRESFKKVINMLKQERKGSVKTVSLIIRYREDKKLIRKRVSLGSDYVNSYEEEIRKRYGKNVRIEALQFHRTKPAIIDDKNTRTALAIGYVKLAELIANRHKDEILKENIKDIDKLNKYDEIVINAKTANPGFLDETDSIEAWREEKIDADLKDANLKYRNGDLNRTLEIDLRNRQLLEKSVFINIAPSLILWDIFKYYLTSSNDKRKRQSGPFPYIRSEIDRQQRKIFQITFTKAIELLNKKEHENILPVKEMDLILHKKFKLEEELKNSNLKVNYQALGAAMIYNEGTIPIEECAKSFNLDVKDVKKESKNIENIAKPKNDKSKKFLELIKS
- a CDS encoding class I SAM-dependent methyltransferase — encoded protein: MDEIDKKSSKDFIDTEYILKILELDKVNSFLDIGCGDGHISFAVNKLNEDAIIYAVDKSEDAINYVNDKINKDNVKNIKAICCDVDKHIPLKDNTVNTVLMINVFHEFKTKRDKYKVLSEIKRVLTPGGQVALVEFRKVPMSFGPDFKYRLSHNELEKYFYNQGFAIEILNERLGIKTKYGYSHYLIIFSEQEFISIP
- a CDS encoding DUF2085 domain-containing protein, encoding MSFNPLNLICHRMPERTFSYKGHYFPVCARCTGFYISLFAYFLYTFFFFVNYTPTLLLVAILLNVPAGIDGTTQYFGLRESNNYLRLVTGLLGGIGLGILVKAFKYYIYLGVI
- a CDS encoding DUF447 domain-containing protein, with amino-acid sequence MSNDLKSLGMEEGLHYEGIYTTISKDGVKDAAPIGINCKADNEIGCRIFVGSQTLKNIQDTKRYVINITSNPIAFVKATVGNLDEDEFTDDEDVPLMKDAEAYIYCKVNNIEKMEPIADHVNAHGEAYLINARVDKIVKNNPCAKALNRGLCCLIESLTNFTRLDLVDENQQEYYIGRYNENKRVIDRIADNKTKEAMKLLGENMSKKGFDVE
- a CDS encoding sulfite exporter TauE/SafE family protein produces the protein MNFTTMIILPVLGFLIGLFVTIIGGGGGGLYTPILIMLGIDPQVAVASSLATVLPTTAVGAYNHNKNNNVDIETGIILGVGGFLGTFIGGYIGTLIGAKLLKILFGVLFLTLALINLKNYIKEQRSKEKIEKKSHVKLTGYKKIFVPLFGVLGGILAGLFGLSGTPPIQLVLLMLGYNATTVIGTTIFVLIFNSIGGICTYGFLGRIDLMLVVLLCSGTIIGAVIGPKVLNRINKEKLEKALPLILISLNLIFGVAMFI
- a CDS encoding EFR1 family ferrodoxin (N-terminal region resembles flavodoxins. C-terminal ferrodoxin region binds two 4Fe-4S clusters.) → MILYFSGTGNSRFIAEGLAKICDDELINLKDLMKNGGTGELHSDKPFVFVLPIHAFRIPGKISEFIETIKFTGSSDAYFIVDCGGSPGNALKYIKNTCKKVNLQLKGFDAINMPASYIVMYNPPDVNSEAVHDSLVYQKSQIERIGRDINEGKEFFNRPSDFKGKIQSSILNPIFVKMMIKTKDFAVSDKCVKCGSCVLRCPLNNVFFNGKPEWGDNCMHCMACLSGCPSNAIEYGNKTVGRNRYYLLKHYGDVN
- a CDS encoding rubredoxin, whose translation is MAKYKCENCGYIYDEKLGDEKYNIAPGTKVEDIPGGECPICKGILPTFWVKIED